In a genomic window of Dethiosulfovibrio salsuginis:
- a CDS encoding ParA family protein has protein sequence MIVYAVWNNKGGVVKSYLTFQLASEYAKNHRSKKVLVIDLCPQSNSSLTFLGGIVNQGDENLSDIQKAAPRKTIAGYIQHRIKSPYISPKTGSEFPIQVCNYNDYIPENLFLVPGDEQLEALTSRVFGASTIGPEDAWRIVHLWIKNLIDDIADSWNTDDICVFIDCNPSFSIYTELALTAADRLLIPFSVDGASKRSIKTLLSLVYGQRRHEQDVQTEFYLNLLKYRMELPKIYMYIGNRLTQMNKTSASAFKTVVNEIGEELWETWQGNPNIFFIHPAGTPIPSNKKSFQKMFQFEINDANSASVVSGACGIPISVLPSGPRTILGNKIMVNISQLEKQIPNIKDLTDQL, from the coding sequence ATGATCGTATATGCTGTGTGGAACAACAAAGGTGGAGTTGTAAAAAGCTACCTGACATTCCAGCTAGCCTCGGAATATGCTAAAAACCACCGGTCTAAAAAGGTGCTCGTGATAGACCTGTGCCCTCAGTCTAACTCTTCTCTGACTTTCCTCGGGGGCATCGTCAACCAAGGAGACGAAAATCTATCCGATATACAGAAAGCTGCGCCGAGAAAAACCATCGCAGGATATATCCAGCATCGAATCAAAAGCCCCTATATATCGCCTAAAACAGGAAGTGAATTTCCGATACAGGTCTGTAACTACAACGACTACATACCGGAAAACCTGTTTCTCGTCCCAGGAGACGAGCAGCTAGAGGCACTGACTTCAAGGGTTTTTGGAGCGTCCACCATAGGACCTGAGGACGCGTGGAGGATCGTTCACCTATGGATAAAAAACCTCATCGATGACATAGCCGACTCCTGGAACACCGATGACATATGTGTCTTTATCGACTGTAATCCCAGCTTTTCCATATATACCGAGCTGGCTCTAACCGCTGCGGACAGACTTCTAATACCCTTCTCCGTAGACGGAGCCTCCAAACGCTCCATAAAAACTCTACTATCTTTGGTCTATGGCCAAAGACGGCATGAGCAGGACGTACAGACCGAATTTTATCTTAACTTATTGAAGTATAGGATGGAATTGCCCAAAATATACATGTATATAGGTAACAGGCTAACTCAGATGAACAAAACATCCGCATCAGCGTTCAAAACGGTCGTCAACGAAATAGGAGAGGAACTTTGGGAAACCTGGCAGGGGAATCCTAATATTTTTTTCATTCATCCTGCGGGAACCCCTATACCAAGCAATAAAAAATCTTTCCAGAAAATGTTCCAGTTCGAGATCAACGATGCAAACTCCGCCTCGGTGGTCTCCGGTGCCTGTGGAATACCGATATCGGTTCTGCCAAGTGGTCCTAGAACCATACTGGGAAACAAAATCATGGTGAACATCAGCCAGTTGGAAAAGCAAATTCCCAACATCAAAGACCTGACCGATCAGCTCTAG